One window from the genome of Caldicellulosiruptoraceae bacterium PP1 encodes:
- a CDS encoding pro-sigmaK processing inhibitor BofA family protein gives MKIIELIFSVLLSCIFIVVFNYLCNDYGMHIGFNIYNVLFISLIGSAGLIGVVFISYIFSL, from the coding sequence ATGAAAATAATTGAACTTATATTTTCTGTTTTACTTTCTTGTATTTTTATAGTGGTATTTAATTACTTATGCAATGATTATGGTATGCATATTGGATTTAATATTTATAATGTGTTATTCATTTCTTTAATAGGTTCTGCCGGTCTTATTGGGGTTGTTTTTATTTCTTACATTTTTTCTTTGTGA
- a CDS encoding YbaB/EbfC family nucleoid-associated protein has translation MSKRGFPGMGGFNINQLQKQAKKIQEEIEKTQQELESKELEVTAGGGAVKVVITGKKELKSIEISPDVVDKDDIETLQDLILACVNEAIRKVEKMVEEEMGKVTGMGLPGLF, from the coding sequence AGAGGATTTCCTGGTATGGGTGGCTTTAATATAAATCAATTACAAAAACAAGCCAAAAAAATACAAGAAGAGATTGAAAAAACACAACAAGAACTTGAAAGTAAAGAGCTTGAAGTAACAGCTGGCGGTGGTGCTGTTAAGGTTGTAATTACAGGTAAGAAAGAGCTAAAAAGCATTGAAATATCACCTGATGTTGTTGATAAGGATGATATAGAAACATTACAAGATTTAATATTAGCTTGTGTTAATGAAGCAATTAGAAAAGTGGAAAAAATGGTTGAAGAGGAAATGGGTAAAGTTACAGGTATGGGGCTTCCAGGATTATTTTAG
- a CDS encoding aldo/keto reductase, giving the protein MIYRTIPNTDLHASVISIGTAEIGGSIDTETSYKILDLYIEKGGNLIDTAHVYADWHNKERSSSEKTIGKWLKQRGNRDKVILVTKGGHPEVNTMHISRLSRDEILKDIDESLQFLGVDFIDIYYLHRDNTKIPASELIEILNEKIKEGKIRYIGCSNWRWERIEEANSYAKSKGLKPFVISQIQWSYATINPGSIKDKTLVAMDENELEFYKKNKLPVAAFTSQAMGFFSKLDTVGIAGLKQDVKDIYLNEENLKRYERLKEVAKQLNTTISAVTLAYLTSQEFPVYPIIGPKNIEQLEDSLSYADLQLDKQTIEYLEGIK; this is encoded by the coding sequence ATGATTTATAGAACCATCCCTAATACAGACCTCCATGCTTCAGTTATTTCCATTGGTACAGCCGAAATAGGTGGTAGCATTGATACTGAAACTTCATATAAAATTTTGGACTTATATATTGAAAAAGGCGGTAATCTAATTGACACTGCCCATGTTTATGCAGATTGGCATAATAAAGAAAGAAGCTCAAGTGAAAAAACAATTGGTAAATGGCTAAAACAAAGAGGTAATAGGGATAAGGTTATTTTGGTTACAAAAGGTGGACATCCTGAGGTAAATACAATGCATATTTCAAGACTATCAAGAGATGAGATTCTGAAGGATATTGATGAAAGTCTTCAGTTTTTAGGTGTTGACTTTATTGATATTTATTATCTTCACAGAGATAATACAAAAATACCAGCTTCAGAATTAATTGAGATATTAAATGAAAAAATAAAGGAAGGCAAAATACGATATATTGGTTGTTCAAATTGGAGATGGGAAAGAATAGAAGAGGCAAATTCCTATGCAAAATCAAAAGGACTTAAACCTTTTGTAATAAGTCAAATTCAGTGGAGCTATGCAACAATAAATCCAGGTTCTATAAAGGATAAAACACTTGTTGCAATGGATGAAAATGAGCTTGAGTTTTACAAGAAAAATAAACTTCCTGTTGCTGCATTTACCTCACAAGCTATGGGCTTTTTTAGCAAGTTAGATACTGTTGGAATAGCTGGATTAAAGCAAGATGTTAAAGATATATATTTAAATGAAGAAAATTTAAAAAGATATGAAAGATTAAAAGAAGTTGCAAAACAGCTTAATACAACTATCTCAGCAGTTACACTTGCTTATCTTACATCACAAGAATTTCCTGTATATCCCATAATAGGTCCTAAAAATATAGAACAACTTGAAGATAGCTTGAGTTATGCTGATTTACAATTAGATAAACAAACAATTGAGTATTTAGAAGGGATAAAATAA
- the recR gene encoding recombination mediator RecR, giving the protein MVNKDNAINKLVNELEKLPGIGLKTAQRLAFHIINMKTEDVNSLANAILSAKKNIKFCKNCCNFTEEDLCSVCSDHKRDKSIICVVEDPQDVVAMEKVKEYKGLYHVLHGSISPLKGKYPEQLTIDVLLKRLANPEIKEVILATNPDVDGEATASYLARLLKPMGIRVTRIARGIPVGGDIEFADEVTILKALEGRKEI; this is encoded by the coding sequence ATGGTTAATAAGGATAATGCAATCAACAAACTTGTAAATGAGCTTGAAAAGCTACCTGGTATTGGTTTAAAAACTGCTCAAAGGTTAGCTTTTCATATTATCAATATGAAGACTGAAGATGTTAATTCTTTGGCAAATGCAATTCTCAGTGCAAAGAAAAATATAAAGTTTTGCAAAAACTGCTGCAATTTTACCGAAGAGGATTTATGTTCTGTTTGCAGTGATCACAAAAGAGATAAAAGTATAATTTGTGTTGTTGAAGACCCCCAGGATGTTGTAGCTATGGAAAAGGTAAAGGAGTATAAAGGGCTTTATCATGTTTTACATGGGAGTATTTCACCACTCAAAGGAAAATACCCAGAACAACTAACTATTGATGTCCTATTAAAAAGGCTTGCAAATCCTGAAATAAAAGAGGTTATATTGGCAACCAACCCTGATGTAGATGGAGAAGCAACAGCATCTTACTTGGCAAGGCTATTAAAGCCAATGGGAATTAGAGTGACCCGGATTGCACGAGGAATTCCAGTTGGTGGTGATATTGAATTTGCTGATGAGGTTACCATTCTCAAGGCATTAGAAGGAAGAAAAGAAATTTGA